From one Candidatus Parvarchaeota archaeon genomic stretch:
- a CDS encoding cation:proton antiporter: MTISCWKQPRQDCQELIIILCAANDIMRSEIAKIVTRGKAWGGFLVILLGLLLLAMVLGAAFFGHLNEDKRIWVEISLLLLVSLVAERIIQQWKQPFVMVLLLLGIIISPYTLSVAWPAAMGALTTLAGAVGMVLPATGVPEVVVGSEIIKAFANIGVIVLLFRIGLHSEIDKVFNLKNLLVAVGGVALPFAAGFFFAQATGGGFAFSLFVGAALTATSVGITVAVLEEMKVVDRPFAQIILGAAVIDDILALIVLGLVSSAPESISADALPQVAQMVGVALAFVVCGLGLGRLFVERFFSFEEQELSKRTLSGLLAVLFFYSFASEALGLSAIIGAFIAGLVISHSPLSGKLNRALFPIDVLFTPIFFISIGMFVDVWKIPGVLFPVLALSAIAVLTKIIGCGMPALLAGLKPKQALVVGWGMVPRGEIALIIALLGITLLDQSGKPVLDVTQYTIIASMAFLTTVVVPPGLHALVGLEHSKA, translated from the coding sequence ATGACGATTAGTTGCTGGAAGCAGCCTCGTCAGGATTGCCAAGAATTGATTATAATCCTTTGCGCAGCAAATGACATTATGAGAAGCGAAATTGCCAAGATTGTCACCAGAGGCAAGGCCTGGGGAGGATTCCTGGTCATATTGCTTGGGCTGCTTTTGCTTGCAATGGTTCTGGGGGCGGCTTTTTTCGGGCACCTCAACGAGGACAAGCGGATCTGGGTTGAAATTTCCCTTCTGCTTTTGGTGTCCCTGGTGGCTGAAAGGATTATACAGCAGTGGAAGCAGCCGTTTGTCATGGTGCTTTTGCTTCTTGGTATCATTATATCCCCCTACACGCTAAGCGTTGCCTGGCCTGCCGCCATGGGCGCCCTGACGACCCTGGCAGGGGCTGTTGGGATGGTGCTGCCGGCAACAGGCGTACCTGAAGTCGTTGTTGGGAGCGAGATAATCAAGGCATTTGCGAACATCGGCGTGATTGTGCTTCTTTTCCGCATAGGGTTGCACAGCGAGATTGACAAGGTATTCAACCTCAAAAACCTGTTGGTGGCGGTAGGGGGCGTGGCGCTTCCGTTTGCAGCCGGGTTCTTTTTCGCGCAGGCTACCGGAGGGGGGTTTGCATTTTCGCTTTTTGTGGGCGCCGCACTGACCGCGACCTCGGTGGGAATCACAGTAGCAGTGCTTGAGGAGATGAAGGTTGTGGACAGGCCTTTTGCCCAAATTATCCTAGGGGCTGCTGTCATTGACGACATACTTGCATTGATTGTGCTTGGACTTGTAAGCTCGGCTCCGGAAAGCATATCTGCGGATGCCTTGCCGCAAGTGGCGCAGATGGTAGGAGTTGCCCTTGCGTTTGTTGTATGCGGGCTTGGGCTTGGAAGGCTTTTTGTTGAAAGGTTTTTCAGCTTTGAGGAGCAGGAGCTTTCCAAAAGGACGCTGTCTGGGCTGCTTGCAGTGCTTTTTTTCTACTCATTTGCTTCCGAAGCCCTTGGACTTTCTGCGATTATCGGCGCGTTCATTGCCGGGCTTGTGATAAGCCACTCCCCGCTTTCAGGCAAGCTCAACAGGGCGCTGTTCCCGATAGACGTTCTTTTCACCCCGATATTTTTCATTTCCATTGGCATGTTTGTGGATGTATGGAAAATACCCGGGGTGCTGTTCCCAGTCCTGGCGCTTAGCGCCATTGCGGTGCTTACAAAAATAATCGGCTGCGGCATGCCCGCGCTTCTTGCAGGCTTGAAGCCAAAACAAGCACTGGTGGTTGGGTGGGGAATGGTGCCAAGGGGAGAAATAGCCCTTATCATAGCCTTGCTTGGAATAACCCTGCTTGACCAATCAGGAAAGCCGGTGCTGGATGTCACCCAATACACGATTATTGCCTCAATGGCATTCCTGACCACGGTTGTTGTGCCGCCCGGGCTGCACGCGCTGGTTGGATTGGAGCACAGCAAAGCTTGA
- the purH gene encoding bifunctional phosphoribosylaminoimidazolecarboxamide formyltransferase/IMP cyclohydrolase, whose amino-acid sequence MCPSTNNPLSLGTGAKNGPGSPDADSGTKAAKATGCRIKRALISVFDKRGAVEFASGLARLGVEIVSSGGTARQLLQAGIRAVEVSSLTGWPEMFEGRVKTMHPKIHGGILYRRGVENDEAQAQKNLIPQIDLVAVNLYPFEQVTGKQDVSIDVALENIDIGGPALLRAGAKNHKDVVVAVDPRDYPGILEQLEKNGDVGAQMRAELAIKAFERTSSYDAAICRYLSGLSDTDMYPDFLEMRFARAYPLRYGENPSQKAAAYRILGMTSIFDSKIHAGSKAMSYNNFLDADSAFGLIREFKDEIATVILKHNNPCGGACAETLEESYVKAHACDPESAFGGVIAFSRKVDAKTAAAIGSKYIEVVLAPGYEAEAVEILKQKESRRIMDVSNIWDMSTQRAVNFRYITGGMLYQGRDPGIYDKAAAKVVTSKKPTDAQLEDAYFATKFAKHTKSNAISIAKDLQLVGNGAGQMSRVDSCSIAVEKARRFGFELDGTTAASDAFFPFRDAVDALAKAGVGCIVQPGGSVRDTEVIAAAEEYGIAMILTGRRHFKH is encoded by the coding sequence ATGTGTCCTAGCACAAATAATCCCCTTAGCCTGGGGACTGGAGCCAAGAATGGCCCTGGTTCGCCTGATGCAGATTCTGGCACAAAGGCTGCGAAAGCGACTGGTTGTAGAATAAAAAGAGCATTGATTTCTGTTTTTGACAAGAGAGGGGCGGTAGAATTTGCCTCGGGGCTTGCAAGGCTTGGGGTTGAGATTGTCTCAAGCGGAGGCACTGCAAGACAGCTTTTGCAGGCCGGGATACGCGCAGTTGAAGTCTCAAGCCTTACTGGCTGGCCAGAGATGTTTGAAGGCAGGGTAAAGACAATGCACCCGAAAATCCACGGCGGGATTCTTTACAGGAGAGGCGTGGAGAATGATGAGGCCCAGGCGCAAAAAAACCTCATACCGCAAATCGACCTGGTCGCAGTAAACCTCTACCCATTTGAGCAGGTGACTGGAAAGCAGGACGTTTCAATTGATGTTGCACTTGAAAACATTGACATAGGCGGACCGGCGCTTTTGCGGGCTGGCGCAAAAAACCACAAGGACGTGGTTGTCGCAGTCGACCCGCGTGACTACCCAGGCATCCTGGAGCAGCTTGAAAAAAACGGGGATGTGGGCGCGCAAATGAGGGCAGAGCTTGCGATAAAGGCGTTTGAGAGGACAAGCTCTTATGATGCGGCCATTTGCAGGTATCTTTCAGGGCTAAGCGACACCGACATGTACCCGGACTTTCTTGAAATGCGCTTTGCAAGAGCCTACCCGCTTCGCTATGGCGAAAACCCAAGCCAGAAGGCTGCTGCTTATCGGATACTTGGCATGACAAGCATCTTTGACTCCAAGATACATGCAGGAAGCAAGGCCATGTCATACAACAACTTTTTGGACGCGGACTCGGCTTTTGGGCTAATCAGGGAGTTCAAGGATGAGATTGCAACCGTGATTCTCAAGCACAACAACCCGTGCGGCGGGGCGTGCGCAGAAACTCTTGAGGAAAGCTATGTCAAGGCACATGCTTGTGACCCTGAATCTGCATTTGGCGGCGTGATTGCCTTTTCAAGAAAGGTGGATGCAAAGACTGCCGCCGCAATTGGCTCAAAATACATTGAAGTTGTCCTTGCGCCGGGGTATGAAGCCGAGGCAGTTGAAATCCTCAAGCAAAAGGAGAGCAGGAGAATAATGGATGTTTCCAACATCTGGGACATGAGCACGCAGAGGGCCGTAAACTTCAGATACATAACAGGTGGGATGCTCTACCAGGGCCGCGACCCTGGCATATATGACAAGGCTGCGGCAAAAGTAGTCACTTCAAAAAAGCCAACTGACGCACAGCTTGAGGATGCTTATTTTGCAACCAAATTTGCCAAGCACACAAAATCAAACGCAATATCCATTGCAAAAGACCTGCAGCTTGTTGGAAACGGGGCAGGGCAGATGAGCAGGGTGGATTCGTGCAGCATCGCGGTAGAAAAGGCAAGGCGCTTTGGCTTTGAGCTGGATGGCACGACTGCCGCCTCCGACGCGTTTTTCCCTTTCAGGGACGCAGTGGATGCGCTTGCAAAAGCCGGGGTCGGCTGCATTGTCCAGCCAGGCGGCTCTGTGCGCGACACTGAAGTGATTGCGGCTGCTGAAGAATATGGGATTGCAATGATACTGACAGGCAGGCGGCACTTCAAGCACTAG